The proteins below are encoded in one region of Tessaracoccus aquimaris:
- the rplL gene encoding 50S ribosomal protein L7/L12, producing the protein MAKLTNDELLDAFKEMTLIELSEFVKLFEDTFEVSAAAPVAVAAAAAPAAGGDDAGAAEEGSDKVDVILTSGGDKKIAVIKEVRALTSLGLKEAKDLVEGAPKPVLEGVDKETAAKAKEALEAAGGSVEVK; encoded by the coding sequence ATGGCGAAGCTCACCAACGACGAGCTCCTTGACGCTTTCAAGGAGATGACCCTGATCGAGCTCTCTGAGTTCGTCAAGCTCTTCGAGGACACCTTCGAGGTCTCCGCTGCCGCTCCGGTCGCGGTTGCCGCTGCCGCCGCCCCCGCCGCTGGCGGCGACGACGCCGGTGCCGCTGAGGAAGGCTCCGACAAGGTCGACGTCATCCTGACCTCCGGTGGCGACAAGAAGATCGCAGTCATCAAGGAGGTGCGCGCTCTGACCTCCCTCGGCCTGAAGGAGGCCAAGGACCTCGTTGAGGGCGCCCCGAAGCCGGTGCTCGAGGGCGTCGACAAGGAGACCGCTGCCAAGGCCAAGGAGGCCCTCGAGGCCGCCGGTGGCTCGGTCGAGGTCAAGTGA
- a CDS encoding amino acid ABC transporter permease produces the protein MALGILMAVTMAIMRMGTNPVLRAVSWVYIWFFRGTPIYTQLIFWGLVPVLYPKLSIPFSDWSITTNDVWLAVYGAILGLGLNEGAYLAEIVRGGLQSVDKGQWEAANALGMKRSTTLRRIVIPQAMRVIVPPTGNETISMLKTTSLVIAVPFSLELNFVSNAIGNKMFLPIPLLIVAALYYLVITSILMVGQTRLEAYYGKGFDGERAARPGRGMSRRQQSILAAGTVKDDPTLEVTP, from the coding sequence ATGGCGCTCGGCATCCTGATGGCCGTCACCATGGCGATCATGCGGATGGGCACCAACCCGGTGCTGCGGGCCGTGTCGTGGGTCTACATCTGGTTCTTCCGCGGCACCCCGATCTACACCCAACTGATCTTCTGGGGCCTCGTCCCGGTGCTCTACCCCAAGCTGTCGATCCCCTTCTCGGACTGGTCGATCACGACCAACGACGTGTGGCTCGCGGTGTACGGGGCGATCCTGGGCCTCGGGCTCAACGAGGGCGCCTACCTCGCCGAGATCGTCCGAGGCGGCCTGCAGTCCGTCGACAAGGGCCAGTGGGAGGCTGCCAACGCGCTCGGCATGAAGCGGTCCACGACGCTGCGCCGGATCGTGATCCCGCAGGCGATGCGCGTCATCGTGCCGCCCACCGGCAACGAGACCATCTCGATGCTGAAGACCACCTCACTGGTGATCGCGGTGCCGTTCTCCCTCGAACTGAACTTCGTCTCCAACGCCATCGGCAACAAGATGTTCCTGCCGATCCCGCTGCTCATCGTCGCGGCCTTGTACTACCTGGTGATCACCTCGATCCTGATGGTCGGCCAGACCCGGCTCGAGGCGTATTACGGCAAGGGATTCGACGGTGAACGCGCGGCGAGGCCCGGCCGAGGCATGTCGCGTCGCCAACAGTCCATCCTTGCGGCGGGCACCGTCAAGGACGACCCCACCCTGGAGGTGACCCCGTGA
- the rplJ gene encoding 50S ribosomal protein L10, with protein sequence MARPDKAAKVAELTEAFSTSAAAVLTEYRGLTVKDLKELRRSLGENATYAVAKNTLTTIAAKEAGIEGIEDALAGPTAIAFVSGDIAAATKGLRDFAKANPSLAIKGGVLEGKFLDAKAVLKLADLESREVLLAKLAGAMQANLAKAAYMLAAPLAKGARVLGALQTAAEANPSLIGGAGSAPAADASDETPAADAATEAAPASE encoded by the coding sequence ATGGCGAGGCCGGACAAGGCTGCCAAGGTCGCGGAGCTGACGGAAGCGTTCAGCACCTCCGCGGCGGCAGTGCTTACCGAGTACCGCGGTCTCACCGTCAAGGATCTGAAGGAACTCCGTCGATCCCTCGGTGAGAACGCCACCTACGCCGTTGCGAAGAACACCCTGACGACGATCGCGGCAAAGGAAGCCGGCATTGAGGGCATCGAAGATGCGCTCGCCGGACCTACCGCCATCGCTTTCGTCTCCGGTGACATCGCCGCCGCCACCAAGGGGCTGCGTGACTTCGCAAAGGCCAATCCGTCCCTGGCGATCAAGGGTGGCGTCCTCGAGGGCAAGTTCCTCGACGCCAAGGCTGTGCTGAAGCTCGCCGACCTCGAATCCCGCGAGGTTCTGCTTGCCAAGCTTGCCGGCGCAATGCAGGCCAACCTGGCCAAGGCCGCCTACATGCTGGCTGCCCCGCTCGCGAAGGGCGCCCGCGTCCTTGGCGCGCTGCAGACCGCTGCAGAGGCCAACCCCTCCCTGATCGGTGGCGCAGGCTCCGCGCCGGCCGCCGACGCCTCGGACGAGACCCCCGCCGCGGATGCGGCAACTGAAGCAGCACCTGCTTCGGAGTGA
- a CDS encoding lamin tail domain-containing protein → MRTPRAILAAALAFTLLGSVPGEAEAAATGIVINEIESDGDAVGDWVELYNPTTQAIDISGVVIRDNDDTHTLTVPTGTTVAAGGYYAIYTDTDPDVGFGLGKNDSVRLYDADATTLLDEHAWTGHASTSYGRCPDGVGEFATTAQPTRGAANACQLPGKVVINEIESQAGSPDDWIELYNAGGSTVDLAGYVLSDNSDDHRLTLPAGTSVAPGAFLTVDVATVDGGFGLGGADSARLFAADGTTLLDSHSWTQHSATSLARCPDGTGALRDSETPTKNAANKCAPLAVPKVAINEVNSDSAPADFIELFNYGTEAADLSGFLIKDNDDARTDTIKAGTVLQPGGYLLLKADIDFSFGLGKADSARLFLPDGTLVDSFDYQAHGVPSWGRCPNGTGEWTQPAALTPGYGNCGEEPPTPEPGNDPWPGAQGTTTVDTVAMFLEDSSGLDFTVEDGNPVLWAVDNGTGTFWKLNVTADGGATFADGWAAGKRARFAKDADDPAAKGPDAEGITVAGDGFIYLASERDNSDKGVNFNSVLKIDPNRPGPDVVASQEWDLTASLPQVSANTGIEAVEWVSDADLVGKLWDDSRDKAYDPADYPLHGDGLFFVAVEDNGGVYGYALNSDGTLAQISLVIPGLGGVMALDYDTTLGVMWAMCDDGCSGTGVQITLNGTPEPAVRLIERPTGLPDTNNEGFATSTLCDAGERDAWWFTDGVRPGALHRGSLGCPSDPGPTGPPTPRPSPSGSPRPVPSVSAGPGTPRPGLPHTGV, encoded by the coding sequence ATGCGCACACCCCGCGCCATCTTGGCCGCCGCGCTCGCCTTCACGCTGCTGGGGTCCGTCCCCGGCGAGGCCGAGGCAGCAGCGACAGGCATCGTCATCAACGAGATCGAGTCCGACGGCGACGCCGTCGGTGACTGGGTCGAGCTGTACAACCCCACCACGCAGGCCATCGACATCTCCGGCGTCGTGATCCGCGACAACGACGACACCCACACGCTCACCGTGCCGACCGGCACCACGGTCGCCGCTGGCGGCTACTACGCCATCTACACCGACACCGACCCCGACGTCGGCTTCGGGCTCGGCAAGAACGACTCGGTACGCCTCTACGACGCCGACGCGACCACCCTGCTCGACGAGCACGCCTGGACCGGACACGCCTCCACCAGCTACGGCCGCTGCCCCGATGGCGTGGGGGAGTTCGCGACCACCGCTCAGCCGACCCGGGGCGCTGCCAACGCCTGCCAGCTTCCCGGCAAGGTCGTCATCAACGAGATCGAGTCGCAGGCAGGCTCGCCCGACGACTGGATCGAGCTGTACAACGCGGGCGGCTCCACCGTCGACCTGGCGGGTTACGTGCTGAGCGACAACTCAGACGACCACCGCCTGACGCTACCCGCGGGGACCAGCGTCGCGCCCGGCGCGTTCCTCACGGTCGACGTCGCCACCGTCGACGGAGGCTTCGGGCTCGGCGGCGCCGACTCCGCCCGCCTCTTCGCGGCCGACGGCACCACGCTCCTCGACTCCCACTCCTGGACGCAGCACTCCGCCACCAGCCTCGCCCGGTGCCCCGACGGCACCGGCGCGCTGCGCGACTCCGAGACCCCGACCAAGAACGCCGCCAACAAGTGCGCTCCGCTGGCCGTCCCGAAGGTCGCCATCAACGAGGTCAACTCGGACTCCGCGCCCGCGGACTTCATCGAGCTGTTCAACTACGGCACCGAAGCGGCCGACCTCAGCGGCTTCCTCATCAAGGACAACGACGACGCCCGCACCGACACCATCAAGGCGGGCACCGTGCTGCAGCCGGGCGGCTACCTGCTCCTCAAGGCCGACATCGACTTCTCCTTCGGGCTGGGCAAGGCCGACAGCGCCAGGCTCTTCCTGCCCGACGGAACGCTTGTCGACTCGTTCGACTACCAGGCCCACGGCGTGCCGAGCTGGGGTCGCTGCCCCAACGGCACGGGGGAGTGGACCCAGCCCGCCGCGCTGACCCCCGGCTACGGCAACTGCGGCGAGGAGCCCCCGACGCCTGAGCCGGGCAACGACCCGTGGCCGGGTGCCCAGGGCACCACGACCGTCGACACCGTCGCGATGTTCCTCGAGGACTCCTCGGGCCTTGACTTCACCGTCGAGGACGGCAACCCGGTGCTCTGGGCGGTCGACAACGGCACCGGCACCTTCTGGAAGCTGAACGTCACGGCCGACGGTGGCGCCACCTTCGCCGACGGGTGGGCGGCGGGCAAGCGCGCCCGGTTCGCCAAGGACGCAGACGACCCGGCCGCCAAGGGCCCTGACGCGGAGGGCATCACCGTCGCGGGCGACGGGTTCATCTACCTGGCCTCGGAGCGCGACAACTCCGACAAGGGCGTCAACTTCAACTCGGTCCTGAAGATCGACCCGAACCGTCCCGGCCCCGACGTCGTCGCGAGCCAGGAGTGGGACCTCACCGCCTCCCTGCCGCAGGTCTCGGCCAACACTGGCATCGAGGCCGTCGAATGGGTCTCCGACGCCGACCTGGTCGGCAAGCTGTGGGACGACTCCCGGGACAAGGCCTACGACCCGGCCGACTACCCGCTGCACGGTGACGGCCTCTTCTTCGTCGCCGTCGAGGACAACGGAGGGGTCTACGGGTACGCGCTCAACTCGGACGGCACCCTCGCGCAGATCTCGCTCGTCATCCCAGGGCTGGGCGGCGTGATGGCGCTCGACTACGACACCACGCTCGGCGTGATGTGGGCGATGTGCGATGACGGTTGCTCGGGCACCGGCGTGCAGATCACCCTCAACGGGACGCCCGAGCCGGCCGTCCGGCTGATCGAGCGACCGACGGGCCTACCGGACACCAACAACGAGGGCTTCGCCACCTCCACCCTGTGCGACGCGGGGGAGCGCGACGCCTGGTGGTTCACCGACGGGGTCCGCCCCGGCGCGCTGCACCGCGGGTCGCTCGGTTGCCCCTCTGACCCGGGCCCGACCGGGCCCCCGACGCCCCGGCCGAGCCCGTCCGGGTCGCCCCGACCCGTCCCGTCGGTGTCGGCCGGCCCCGGCACGCCAC
- a CDS encoding DNA-directed RNA polymerase subunit beta' — translation MLDVNFYDELRIGLASADQIREWSHGEVKKPETINYRTLKPERDGLFCEKIFGPTRDWECYCGKYKRVRFKGIICERCGVEVTRSNVRRERMGHIELAAPVTHIWYFKGVPSRLGYLLDIAPKDLEKVIYFAAHMITSVDDEARHRDLSSLQAKVEVESKQVAAKRDSDIEARMRKLEEDLAQLEEEGAKADVKRKVREAAEKEAGLLRTRTQRQLDRIDEVWNRFKTLKVQDLEGDETLYREMKKRFGKYFEGSMGAEAIQKRLQDFDLKAESLNLREIIATGKGQRKTRALKRLKVVNAFLTGQNDPAAMVLDAVPVIPPDLRPMVQLDGGRFATSDLNDLYRRVINRNNRLKRLLDLGAPEIIVNNEKRMLQEAVDSLFDNGRRGRPVTGPGNRPLKSISDMLKGKQGRFRQNLLGKRVDYSGRSVIVVGPQLKLHQCGLPKAMALELFKPFVMKRLDDLNHAQNIKAAKRMVERQRPVVWDVLEEVIAEHPVLLNRAPTLHRLGIQAFEPQLIEGKAIQIHPLVCTAFNADFDGDQMAVHLPLSAEAQAEARVLMLSTNNILKPADGRPVTMPTQDMIIGHYFLTLERPGKGEDNAYSSLAEAIMAYDAGDLDLGSKIKVRLVDVNVPGVAQRADGSYLVDTTLGRALFNEALPADFEYVNSVVGKKVLGQIINELAERYPKVTVATALDALKDMGFRWASRSGVTVSISDVQTPPQKAEILEGYEKRATKIDKLYERGSVTEDERRQELIAIWTDATAELTEAMKENFTEDNPIFMMVDSGARGNMTQMRQIAAMRGLVANPKGDIIARPIKSNFREGLSVLEYFISTHGGRKGQADTALRTADSGYLTRRLVDVSQDVIIREEDCGTQRGLNKVIATWTTTGADESGRPVQTPAKPFAKGAVAETSADVETAVYARTLAVDAVDKDGKVLVAAGTDLGDAEIRTLVDAGVTEVKVRSVLTCESSVGTCAMCYGRSLASGKTVDVGEAVGIVAAQSIGEPGTQLTMRTFHTGGVAGDDITQGLPRVTELFEARQPKGKAPISEADGVVRIEDGDRSRKIVLVRDDGGEDLEYPVGRRTRLEFEDHTGERISIRDGVHVAIGQQLTAGQVDPQDVLRIRGLRKVQEHLVEEVQRVYRTQGAPIHDKHIEIIIRQMLRRITVIDSGETSMMPGELVDRPSYEAANRKALAEGGKPAEGRPVLMGITKASLATDSWLSAASFQETTKVLTDAAIQGKSDSLVGLKENVILGKLIPAGTGLDRYRNIRVEPTEEARASAFTMSYDPYDYSFGSDVVGPAVPLDEMDFGEIR, via the coding sequence GTGCTGGACGTGAACTTCTACGATGAACTGCGAATCGGTCTCGCTAGCGCCGACCAGATTCGTGAATGGTCGCACGGCGAGGTGAAGAAGCCCGAGACCATCAACTACCGCACGCTCAAGCCGGAGCGCGACGGTCTCTTCTGCGAGAAGATCTTCGGCCCCACCAGGGACTGGGAGTGCTACTGCGGCAAGTACAAGCGGGTCCGCTTCAAGGGCATCATCTGCGAGCGCTGTGGCGTCGAGGTGACCCGTAGCAACGTGCGTCGCGAGCGGATGGGCCACATCGAGCTCGCCGCTCCCGTGACCCACATCTGGTACTTCAAGGGTGTCCCCAGCCGGTTGGGCTACCTGCTCGACATCGCTCCGAAGGACCTCGAGAAGGTCATCTACTTCGCTGCGCACATGATCACCTCGGTCGACGACGAGGCCCGCCACCGCGACCTCTCGTCGCTGCAGGCCAAGGTCGAGGTCGAGTCGAAGCAGGTCGCCGCGAAGCGTGACTCCGACATCGAGGCGCGGATGCGCAAGCTCGAGGAGGACCTGGCCCAGCTTGAGGAAGAGGGCGCCAAGGCCGACGTCAAGCGCAAGGTCCGCGAGGCCGCTGAGAAGGAGGCGGGCCTGCTCCGCACCCGCACTCAGCGCCAGCTCGACCGCATCGACGAGGTGTGGAACCGCTTCAAGACCCTCAAGGTCCAGGACCTGGAGGGCGACGAGACGCTCTACCGCGAGATGAAGAAGCGCTTCGGCAAGTACTTCGAGGGCTCGATGGGCGCCGAGGCGATCCAGAAGCGCCTGCAGGACTTCGACCTGAAGGCCGAGTCCCTGAACCTGCGCGAGATCATCGCCACCGGCAAGGGCCAGCGCAAGACCCGCGCGCTCAAGCGCCTCAAGGTCGTCAACGCGTTCCTGACCGGCCAGAACGATCCCGCCGCGATGGTGCTCGACGCCGTCCCCGTCATCCCTCCGGACCTGCGTCCGATGGTGCAGCTCGACGGTGGCCGCTTCGCGACCTCCGACCTGAACGACCTGTACCGCCGCGTCATCAACCGCAACAACCGCCTGAAGCGCCTGCTCGACCTCGGTGCCCCCGAGATCATCGTGAACAACGAGAAGCGGATGCTCCAGGAGGCCGTCGACTCGCTGTTCGACAACGGTCGTCGCGGTCGCCCGGTCACCGGACCAGGCAACCGTCCCCTGAAGTCGATCTCCGACATGCTCAAGGGCAAGCAGGGCCGCTTCCGTCAGAACCTGCTCGGCAAGCGCGTCGACTACTCGGGCCGTTCGGTCATCGTGGTCGGCCCGCAGCTCAAGCTGCACCAGTGCGGCCTGCCGAAGGCCATGGCGCTCGAGCTGTTCAAGCCGTTCGTGATGAAGCGTCTCGACGACCTCAACCACGCGCAGAACATCAAGGCCGCCAAGCGGATGGTCGAGCGTCAGCGCCCGGTCGTGTGGGACGTCCTCGAAGAGGTCATCGCCGAGCACCCCGTGCTGCTGAACCGTGCGCCTACGCTGCACCGTCTCGGCATCCAGGCGTTCGAGCCGCAGCTCATCGAGGGCAAGGCCATCCAGATCCACCCGCTCGTCTGCACGGCGTTCAACGCCGACTTCGACGGTGACCAGATGGCCGTGCACCTGCCGCTTTCCGCCGAGGCCCAGGCCGAGGCGCGCGTGCTGATGCTGTCGACCAACAACATTCTGAAGCCGGCAGACGGTCGCCCCGTCACCATGCCGACCCAGGACATGATCATCGGCCACTACTTCCTGACGCTCGAGCGTCCGGGCAAGGGCGAGGACAACGCCTACTCGTCGCTCGCCGAGGCGATCATGGCCTACGACGCCGGTGACCTCGACCTCGGTTCGAAGATCAAGGTCCGTCTCGTCGACGTCAACGTCCCCGGTGTCGCTCAGCGCGCCGACGGCTCGTACCTCGTCGACACGACGCTCGGTCGCGCCCTCTTCAACGAGGCGCTTCCTGCCGACTTCGAGTACGTCAACTCGGTCGTGGGCAAGAAGGTCCTCGGGCAGATCATCAACGAACTGGCCGAGCGCTACCCGAAGGTCACCGTCGCGACCGCGCTGGACGCGCTGAAGGACATGGGCTTCCGCTGGGCCTCGCGCTCCGGCGTGACCGTGTCGATCTCCGACGTGCAGACGCCGCCGCAGAAGGCCGAGATCCTCGAGGGCTACGAGAAGCGCGCCACCAAGATCGACAAGCTCTACGAGCGTGGTTCCGTGACCGAGGACGAGCGCCGTCAGGAGCTCATCGCGATCTGGACCGACGCGACCGCCGAGCTGACCGAGGCGATGAAGGAGAACTTCACCGAGGACAACCCCATCTTCATGATGGTCGACTCCGGTGCGCGAGGAAACATGACGCAGATGCGTCAGATCGCCGCCATGCGTGGCCTCGTGGCCAACCCGAAGGGCGACATCATCGCCCGGCCCATCAAGTCGAACTTCCGTGAGGGACTCTCGGTTCTGGAGTACTTCATCTCGACGCACGGTGGCCGTAAGGGACAGGCCGACACGGCGCTCCGCACGGCGGACTCGGGTTACCTGACCCGTCGTCTGGTCGACGTCTCGCAGGATGTCATCATCCGCGAGGAGGACTGTGGGACGCAGCGTGGCCTGAACAAGGTCATCGCGACGTGGACCACGACCGGCGCCGACGAGTCGGGCCGCCCCGTGCAGACCCCGGCCAAGCCGTTCGCCAAGGGCGCCGTGGCCGAGACCTCCGCCGATGTCGAGACCGCCGTCTACGCCCGCACCCTCGCGGTCGACGCGGTGGACAAGGACGGCAAGGTCCTCGTCGCCGCGGGCACCGACCTGGGTGACGCCGAGATCCGCACGCTGGTCGATGCGGGCGTGACCGAGGTCAAGGTCCGCTCCGTGCTCACCTGTGAGTCCTCCGTCGGCACCTGCGCCATGTGCTACGGCCGCTCGCTTGCCTCCGGCAAGACGGTGGACGTCGGCGAGGCCGTCGGCATCGTCGCTGCCCAGTCGATCGGCGAGCCCGGCACCCAGCTCACGATGCGTACCTTCCACACCGGTGGTGTGGCGGGAGACGACATCACGCAGGGTCTGCCGCGTGTCACCGAGCTGTTCGAGGCGCGTCAGCCCAAGGGCAAGGCGCCGATCTCGGAGGCCGACGGTGTCGTGCGCATCGAGGACGGCGACCGTTCCCGCAAGATCGTGCTCGTCCGCGATGACGGTGGCGAGGACCTGGAGTACCCGGTCGGCCGCCGCACCCGCCTCGAGTTCGAGGACCACACGGGTGAGCGGATCTCGATCCGCGACGGCGTGCACGTCGCCATCGGGCAGCAGCTCACCGCTGGCCAGGTCGACCCGCAGGACGTCCTCCGGATCCGCGGTCTCCGCAAGGTGCAGGAGCACCTCGTGGAGGAGGTCCAGCGCGTGTACCGCACGCAGGGCGCGCCGATCCACGACAAGCACATCGAGATCATCATCCGCCAGATGTTGCGACGCATCACCGTGATCGACTCTGGCGAGACCTCGATGATGCCCGGCGAGCTGGTCGACAGGCCGAGCTACGAGGCGGCCAACCGCAAGGCGCTCGCTGAGGGTGGCAAGCCCGCCGAGGGTCGCCCGGTGCTGATGGGTATCACGAAGGCGTCGCTCGCGACGGACTCGTGGCTGTCGGCCGCCTCCTTCCAGGAGACGACCAAGGTCCTCACGGATGCCGCGATCCAGGGCAAGAGCGACTCGCTCGTCGGCCTGAAGGAGAACGTCATCCTCGGCAAGCTGATCCCGGCGGGTACCGGTCTCGACCGTTACCGCAACATCCGGGTGGAGCCCACCGAAGAGGCCCGCGCCTCGGCGTTCACCATGAGCTACGACCCGTACGACTACTCGTTCGGTTCCGACGTGGTCGGCCCCGCCGTCCCGCTCGACGAGATGGACTTCGGCGAGATTCGCTGA
- a CDS encoding amino acid ABC transporter ATP-binding protein — protein sequence MVEAQGVHKLFGELHVLKGVDLTVQPGEVCVLLGPSGSGKSTLIRCINELEQISAGRLRVAGELMGLREGARGVLHRLSDQQIAAQRSRIGMVFQRFNLFPHMTALGNVMEAPRQVLRLSKAEAERDAREQLERVGLGDRAEHYPSQLSGGQQQRVAIARALAMRPELMLFDEPTSALDPELVGEVLSVMKSLAADGMTMIVVTHEIGFAREVADQVVFMDDGVIVERGTPAELIDNPQNQRTRDFFAKVL from the coding sequence ATGGTCGAGGCGCAAGGCGTCCACAAACTCTTCGGCGAGTTGCACGTCCTGAAGGGCGTCGACCTGACCGTCCAGCCCGGCGAGGTGTGCGTGCTGCTCGGCCCCTCCGGGTCCGGCAAGTCGACGCTGATCCGCTGCATCAACGAGCTGGAGCAGATCAGCGCCGGGCGGCTTCGCGTGGCGGGCGAACTGATGGGCCTCCGCGAGGGCGCCCGTGGCGTCCTGCACCGGCTGAGCGACCAGCAGATCGCGGCCCAGCGCTCCCGGATCGGCATGGTCTTCCAGCGGTTCAACCTCTTCCCGCATATGACGGCCCTCGGCAACGTGATGGAGGCGCCCCGCCAGGTGCTGAGGCTCAGCAAGGCGGAGGCGGAGCGCGACGCGCGCGAGCAGTTGGAGCGCGTCGGGCTCGGGGACAGGGCCGAGCACTATCCGTCGCAACTCTCCGGCGGCCAGCAGCAGCGCGTCGCGATCGCCCGGGCGCTCGCCATGCGTCCCGAGTTGATGCTCTTCGACGAGCCGACCTCCGCGCTCGACCCCGAACTGGTCGGCGAGGTGCTGAGCGTCATGAAGTCGCTCGCCGCCGACGGCATGACCATGATCGTCGTGACCCACGAGATCGGCTTCGCGCGCGAGGTCGCCGACCAGGTCGTGTTCATGGACGACGGGGTGATCGTCGAGCGCGGGACGCCCGCAGAGCTGATCGACAATCCGCAGAACCAGCGCACCCGGGACTTCTTCGCGAAGGTGCTGTAG
- a CDS encoding ABC transporter substrate-binding protein, with amino-acid sequence MRRIFAVGLLAALALTACGGADTDPGTAGQADSTDRTYDVSGVKKVDDIAALLPQAVKDKGTLTVGASTDYAPAEFRADDLKTAIGYDVDLSKALGNVLGLKAEVVDGEFASLLPGIGTKYDIGISSFTITPERTASYNMVSYITVGSSYAVKSGNPEGFNPDEVCGTSIAVQTGTFQDEELAGFSKKCTNDGKEKIDILQYGRQSDATTNVVGGKAVAFYADSTVASYAAALTSGQMEVVGGIRDAAPQGIVVKQDDAAMTEAIQKAMQHLMDDGTWGKILDAWGIEADAALKTAELNPQG; translated from the coding sequence ATGCGTCGCATCTTCGCCGTCGGCCTGCTGGCCGCGCTCGCCCTGACCGCCTGTGGCGGCGCCGACACCGATCCCGGAACGGCCGGCCAGGCCGACAGCACCGACCGAACCTACGACGTGTCCGGCGTGAAGAAGGTCGACGACATCGCCGCCCTCCTCCCCCAGGCCGTCAAGGACAAGGGGACGCTCACCGTCGGAGCCTCCACTGACTACGCCCCGGCCGAGTTCCGCGCCGACGATCTCAAGACCGCGATCGGCTACGACGTCGACCTCTCCAAGGCGCTCGGCAACGTGCTCGGGCTGAAGGCCGAGGTCGTCGACGGCGAGTTCGCCTCGCTGCTGCCCGGCATCGGCACCAAGTACGACATCGGCATCTCGTCGTTCACCATCACCCCCGAGCGCACGGCCAGCTACAACATGGTCAGCTACATCACCGTCGGCTCCAGCTACGCGGTGAAGTCCGGCAACCCGGAGGGATTCAACCCCGACGAGGTGTGCGGTACGTCGATCGCCGTGCAGACCGGCACCTTCCAGGACGAGGAGCTGGCCGGCTTCTCGAAGAAGTGCACTAACGATGGCAAGGAGAAGATCGACATCCTGCAGTACGGTCGCCAGTCCGACGCCACCACCAACGTCGTCGGAGGCAAGGCCGTCGCGTTCTACGCCGACTCGACGGTCGCCAGCTACGCGGCCGCGCTGACCAGCGGCCAGATGGAGGTCGTCGGCGGGATCCGCGACGCAGCCCCGCAGGGCATCGTCGTCAAGCAGGACGACGCGGCCATGACCGAGGCGATCCAGAAGGCCATGCAGCACCTGATGGACGACGGCACCTGGGGCAAGATCCTCGACGCATGGGGCATCGAGGCCGACGCAGCGCTCAAGACCGCCGAGCTCAACCCGCAGGGCTGA